A genomic segment from Gilvibacter sp. SZ-19 encodes:
- a CDS encoding ABC-F family ATP-binding cassette domain-containing protein — translation MNFVSVEHIAKAYGERVLFEDISFGINQGQKIGFVAKNGTGKTAILNILAQVEAPDSGQVVFRKDLKVSYLPQEPQLQADLTVKETIYHTDSPTLKIIDEYHLALKNPEDAEAMQKAFDAMEAAQAWDFENRIETVLSKFQLHDLDQKVSNLSGGQKKRLALAHALINIPDLLILDEPTNHLDLQMIEWLEAFFTREKVSLFMVTHDRYFLDRVCNEIVELDNGQWYSYKGNYAYYLDKRQMRLEQFEVETDKAVQLYKKELDWMRRQPKARTTKSKSRIDDFHEIKARAHQRRKQHELQLELNMERLGTKIAEFHKVSKAFGDKVITQNFEYRFQRGERVGIIGNNGSGKSSFLNMLTGVSDPDAGKIVIGETVKFGYYSQAGIEVKPGQKVIDVIREYGDYIPLKKGRQLSAGQLLERFLFDRKKQYDYVEKLSGGERKRLYLCTVLIGNPNFLILDEPTNDLDIVTLNVLESFLLDYPGCLIVVSHDRYFMDKVVDHLLVFRGDGVIEDFPGNYSDFRAYEDSSDPTEKTTKKEKTDWKDPGAKAKLNYNEQKEYKALERDIAKFEREKKQLEAAFATADWDTDKINEESLKLQQIITTLEEKTERWFELSMKLED, via the coding sequence TTGAATTTTGTCTCAGTTGAACATATTGCTAAGGCCTACGGGGAGCGCGTGCTGTTCGAAGATATTTCCTTTGGGATCAACCAAGGACAAAAAATTGGTTTTGTAGCCAAGAACGGAACAGGCAAGACGGCCATTTTGAATATTCTAGCCCAGGTAGAAGCTCCAGATAGTGGGCAAGTTGTGTTTAGAAAGGACCTAAAAGTTTCATACCTACCACAAGAACCACAACTGCAGGCCGATCTAACGGTCAAAGAGACGATCTACCACACAGATTCTCCTACCCTTAAGATCATAGACGAGTATCATTTAGCATTAAAGAATCCAGAAGATGCGGAAGCTATGCAAAAGGCCTTTGACGCTATGGAAGCCGCACAGGCTTGGGATTTTGAGAACCGCATAGAAACCGTGCTTTCTAAATTCCAGTTACACGACTTGGATCAAAAGGTGAGTAATCTTTCTGGCGGACAAAAGAAACGCCTGGCCTTGGCACATGCGCTTATCAATATACCGGACCTGCTCATTTTAGACGAGCCCACCAACCATTTGGATCTGCAAATGATCGAATGGTTAGAGGCCTTTTTTACACGTGAAAAAGTCAGTCTTTTCATGGTAACGCATGACCGCTATTTCTTAGATAGGGTTTGCAACGAGATCGTAGAACTCGATAATGGACAGTGGTATTCTTACAAAGGTAATTATGCCTATTATCTAGACAAGCGCCAAATGCGATTGGAGCAATTTGAAGTGGAGACTGACAAGGCTGTTCAGCTTTACAAAAAAGAGCTCGACTGGATGCGTAGACAGCCTAAGGCCCGCACCACCAAAAGTAAATCTCGTATAGACGACTTTCACGAGATCAAAGCACGAGCGCATCAAAGAAGAAAACAACATGAGCTACAACTGGAGCTCAATATGGAGCGCTTAGGCACTAAAATTGCCGAGTTCCACAAAGTGAGTAAAGCCTTTGGAGATAAGGTGATCACACAAAATTTCGAGTATCGATTTCAACGCGGAGAGCGTGTTGGGATCATTGGAAACAACGGCAGCGGTAAATCCAGTTTTTTAAATATGCTCACTGGAGTAAGCGACCCTGATGCTGGAAAGATCGTTATTGGAGAAACGGTCAAGTTCGGTTATTATTCTCAAGCTGGCATAGAAGTGAAGCCCGGACAAAAGGTCATTGATGTGATCCGCGAGTACGGCGATTATATTCCCCTTAAAAAAGGTCGACAACTTTCTGCCGGGCAGTTGCTAGAACGCTTTTTATTCGATCGAAAAAAGCAATACGACTATGTAGAAAAATTGAGCGGTGGCGAACGCAAGCGTCTCTATCTGTGTACTGTACTTATTGGGAATCCGAATTTCTTAATACTCGATGAGCCCACCAACGATCTGGACATTGTCACCTTAAATGTTTTAGAAAGTTTCCTGCTGGATTATCCGGGCTGTTTGATTGTTGTTTCGCACGACCGCTACTTTATGGACAAGGTGGTAGATCACCTTTTGGTTTTTAGAGGCGATGGAGTCATTGAGGACTTTCCAGGCAACTACAGCGACTTTAGGGCCTACGAAGACAGCAGCGATCCGACAGAAAAAACAACCAAAAAAGAAAAGACCGATTGGAAAGACCCTGGCGCTAAGGCCAAACTCAACTATAACGAGCAGAAAGAGTACAAGGCCTTAGAACGCGACATTGCCAAGTTTGAGCGCGAGAAAAAACAACTCGAAGCTGCTTTTGCCACTGCGGATTGGGACACGGACAAGATCAACGAAGAGTCTTTAAAATTGCAGCAGATCATTACCACCCTAGAAGAAAAGACCGAACGCTGGTTTGAGCTTTCCATGAAATTGGAGGATTAA
- a CDS encoding polysaccharide biosynthesis/export family protein yields MKSAVLYALVAVLLSFSSCIPTKRLTYLQEDLGSNDSLMSVRKVTPPYRVQVNDMISIRIKALDQELVGMFNPVGESNLNATGEERLYYDGFTVDQHGNIRVPTLGEVNVLGYTVEEIRTTIEERLLSEYFKEDANIFVTVKLAGIRYVINGEINRPGSSVIYRDRVSIMEAIATNGDIPVTGDKTNIVIVRQYPQGQKVHHIDLTTIDAVNSPYYYIQPNDLILVNPLPEKSIGTGTTGLQSFTTIISVVTALTSIILLATRL; encoded by the coding sequence ATGAAGTCCGCCGTTTTATACGCCCTAGTGGCAGTTCTTCTTTCCTTCTCTTCTTGTATCCCAACCAAAAGGCTGACCTATTTGCAGGAGGACTTAGGATCAAATGATTCTCTGATGTCCGTTCGCAAAGTGACTCCACCTTATCGCGTGCAGGTAAACGATATGATAAGTATCCGGATCAAGGCATTAGATCAGGAACTTGTAGGTATGTTCAATCCGGTAGGAGAAAGTAATTTGAACGCTACAGGAGAAGAACGACTTTATTACGATGGTTTTACGGTAGATCAGCACGGAAATATCAGAGTGCCAACTCTTGGAGAGGTCAATGTGCTGGGTTACACTGTAGAAGAGATTCGAACTACCATAGAGGAACGTTTGCTATCCGAATATTTTAAGGAGGATGCCAATATTTTCGTAACCGTTAAATTGGCGGGAATTCGCTATGTCATTAATGGCGAAATAAACAGGCCCGGATCTAGTGTTATTTATCGAGATAGGGTTTCTATCATGGAAGCAATAGCCACTAACGGAGATATCCCTGTCACTGGAGATAAAACCAATATTGTTATAGTTAGACAATATCCGCAGGGACAAAAAGTGCACCACATAGATCTAACTACCATAGATGCGGTGAATTCGCCTTATTATTACATACAACCGAATGACCTGATACTTGTGAATCCGCTGCCAGAAAAGTCCATCGGGACTGGAACCACCGGCTTGCAATCCTTTACAACGATCATCTCGGTAGTTACGGCCTTAACCTCTATTATTCTATTAGCGACCCGTTTGTAA